The genomic region TTCACGGCATCAAGGGACTCCTCTGGCCCTCTGTTTTTGGCTTCCATTTGACTTTCTCGTTGAATCTCTTGCTCAAGCTGAGCCGAGCGCACCGAGAACTCGTGGAGCCGCCTTCCGCAGTCATCCAGTTTCGCATGGAGGTCCCCGAGCTTCCTCCTCATTCCGCGCTCCCGCTCCGTCTCAGCTTGAAACTCCTCCTGCCAGTACTGCTCGTGTGCGAGCTCGGCCTGGTTCATCCGCATCGTTTGCTCCAGTGTGTCCAACTCCTCTTGGTAGTGAGCATCCGAGACGGGGGAAGGAGACGGAGATGGGTAGCGGCGCTCCCAAGTATCTGACTCCCTTTCTAGGCTTTCCAGTTGTGCTTCAATGGTCCTTAGTCTCTCTTGTTGCTGAAGAACCGCCCTAAAGACCTCCTCCTTGGAAGGACCTATTGGTGGCGAGGGAGATGGAGCATGCGGGGATGCAGGAATGGGAGAAGAGGAAGGCGAGGCTCTCTGGTCCGGGGAGTCCCGAGGAGACCTCTGAAACTGCTTGGCTCTGGGAGAAGTTGATGGGCCCAGGTTGAATGTGAGAGCCTTCTTGGGTTGGCTGCGTTTTAACAGGTCTGGCTCGGTATACTTGGGCAGGGGTAAAGGGCTAAGTTTATCTTGTTTTGAGCCAGGTCCGTCACTGCTGCTCGGGCCAGTGCGACGCAGGAAGAACTGAACCTCATTGCCGTGTTGGCCTAACTTGGCCAGAGACTCAAGAGGCCTTTCTGTGGCCAGCAACTG from Festucalex cinctus isolate MCC-2025b chromosome 3, RoL_Fcin_1.0, whole genome shotgun sequence harbors:
- the rassf7a gene encoding ras association domain-containing protein 7; translation: MELKVWVDGVVRVVCGLSEETSCQDVVIALAQAIGQTGRYVLIQRLRDTERQLLATERPLESLAKLGQHGNEVQFFLRRTGPSSSDGPGSKQDKLSPLPLPKYTEPDLLKRSQPKKALTFNLGPSTSPRAKQFQRSPRDSPDQRASPSSSPIPASPHAPSPSPPIGPSKEEVFRAVLQQQERLRTIEAQLESLERESDTWERRYPSPSPSPVSDAHYQEELDTLEQTMRMNQAELAHEQYWQEEFQAETERERGMRRKLGDLHAKLDDCGRRLHEFSVRSAQLEQEIQRESQMEAKNRGPEESLDAVKAELQSQEKHGIELEEHLSETDKVLGKTESLLQAKQDELEELNKELRQCNLQQFIQQAGALPAHSHSRTDLQEQLEQLELAHLLQDGYRNGTESPPRPTAKQFLGHPRNLQNPLVSSLNPEVLASRESSWR